The following proteins are co-located in the Toxotes jaculatrix isolate fToxJac2 chromosome 9, fToxJac2.pri, whole genome shotgun sequence genome:
- the mrps23 gene encoding 28S ribosomal protein S23, mitochondrial: protein MAGSRLEKLGTVFTRVRDLMRSGVIKPSEKPIWYDVYQAFPPKRDPLYVKPHTRATVKKKETVPEIFYREDEVRAKFYEQYGGGSRTFDLSKSNFVSTCQRFVDKYTELKSHSDLDESALFEETGKRLLAEGIVLRRRGAPPVSAESRDPVLELKLTDMLAEQQSVGADSKETEDQTTQTHTP from the exons atggcGGGCAGCAGACTAGAGAAGCTAGGAACCGTATTCACCCG GGTTCGAGATCTGATGCGCTCTGGGGTCATAAAGCCGTCGGAGAAACCCATCTGGTATGATGTATACCAGGCTTTTCCACCAAAGAGGGACCCCCTGTACGTGAAGCCACACACCAGAGCCACTGTcaagaaaaaggaaactgtGCCTGAAATCTTTTACAGAGAGGATGAAGTTAGAGC GAAGTTCTATGAGCAGTATGGAGGGGGTTCTCGGACTTTTGATCTCTCCAAATCAAACTTTGTTTCTACGTGTCAGAG GTTTGTCGACAAGTACACAGAATTAAAGAGCCACAGCGATCTGGATGAGTCTGCTCTCTTTGAGGAAACTGGGAAGCGTTTACTCGCAGAGGGCATCGTGTTGAGAAGGAGAGGAGCTCCTCCT GTGTCAGCAGAGTCCAGGGATCCAGTGCTGGAGCTGAAGCTGACAGACATGTTGGCAGAGCAGCAGTCGGTCGGGGCAGACAGCAAGGAGACAGAGGACCAAACAACGCAAACGCACACACCTTAG
- the LOC121186790 gene encoding trace amine-associated receptor 1-like → MEKSGRSQLGFTVDAAVSETSIEIREQMEPVLCYESRNLSCLRTIYPLSIRITLYLILGATVILTVCGNLLVTVSIAYFKQLHTPTNYLIASLAVSDLLLGLLVMFPSMIRCVETCWYFGDVFCKVYMSSDVTLCTASILNLSFISLDRHVAVCQPLLYRRKITVNVVLIMILLSWSVSALIGFGMIFLKLNILGIEEFYYHHVMCEGGCVLFQSGLSSTVSSVLSFYIPGIIMLGVYLKIFLVAQRQLRSIHNASSAKISSTAQTKATKTLAIIMGAFLSFWTPFFVCNIIDPFISYSTPPAVFETLVWVGYLNSTVNPLIYAFFYSWFRKAFRLFISGNVFKSDMSETTLFTE, encoded by the exons ATGGAGAAGAGTGGCAGGAGTCAGCTTGGCTTCACTGTGGATGCAGCAGTGTCAGAAACATCCATAGAAATCAGAG AACAGATGGAGCCGGTGCTCTGCTATGAGTCCAGAAACCTTTCATGTCTGAGGACCATCTATCCCTTGTCCATACGCATCACCCTCTATCTGATTTTAGGGGCCACAGTCATTCTAACAGTGTGTGGAAACCTTCTGGTCACTGTCTCAATTGCCTATTTCAAGCAACTCCACACTCCGACCAACTACCTCATCGCCTCTCTGGCTGTGTCTGACCTTCTTTTAGGACTGTTAGTCATGTTTCCCAGCATGATTCGATGCGTGGAGACGTGCTGGTATTTCGGCGACGTCTTCTGCAAAGTCTACATGAGTTCTGATGTCACGTTGTGTACAGCGTCCATTCTAAACCTGTCGTTCATATCACTGGACCGACACGTTGCTGTTTGCCAACCTCTGCTATACAGaaggaaaataactgttaaCGTTGTGTTGATCATGATTCTGCTCAGCTGGAGTGTTTCAGCTCTCATAGGCTTTGGGATGATTTTTCTGAAGCTAAATATCTTGGGCATTGAGGAGTTCTACTACCACCATGTTATGTGCGAAGGAGGATGCGTCTTGTTTCAGAGTGGACTGTCGAGTACAGTCTCGTCAGTGCTTTCATTTTACATTCCTGGGATAATAATGCTTGGTGTTTACCTGAAGATTTTCCTGGTGGCACAGAGACAGCTGCGCAGCATACACAACGCGAGCTCAGCTAAAATCTCAAGTACGGCTCAGACTAAAGCCACTAAAACCCTTGCGATCATCATGGGGgcgtttctttctttttggactcctttttttgtctgtaacaTCATTGATCCTTTCATCAGTTACTCGACACCACCAGCGGTGTTCGAAACACTTGTATGGGTGGGCTACTTGAATTCTACTGTGAATCCTTTAATATATGCATTCTTCTACAGCTGGTTCAGAAAGGCTTTTCGATTATTCATTTCAGGTAACGTCTTTAAATCTGACATGTCAGAGACGACACTTTTCACTGAATAA
- the ngef gene encoding ephexin-1 translates to MSVTALFRGKWGQKSQENSEKRPAAVVQPSHEEDDDEDDSKVGFSREPIRRNSRFYRSMRKKRLVSSEQSESPTKPGLDHSPSNKAGVSNSNTPLPNKSPLLPGARRPQLSPQLHHSRTVLPSNGEASSRHALYNRDAVDKRRGGVGGGSVDISAASNSKHRDSTSDMISYRTHGIHSGDIKKLSEKTAAACTVQEVRRIEMSSQQPSPDGADRDNANLRLLSNGESSQTIGHSLNIVKNIAFLYQEYRDTSKQQEIEQRRQRDNLSPRVTAGTVVAESGVVSPPALQLQLRNSARSLTLWQNLDPVQASGLLSQLPQKEIIMQEAMFELVTSEASYYKSLEILETHFLRNPVLINTLSQSDMHFLFSNIEEVMKASERFLMDLEHRIEKSILISDVCDIVYHHAVKHFSVFIKYVINQVYQEKNYRRILEGNQAFREAMAGLENHPRVRGLSFTSFLILPFQRITRLKLLVQNILKKAEENSEREANAIKAHQQLEHIVKECNEGVRKMSRTEELISIEKTLEFKSKSVPIISHSRWLLKKGEVQLMAGPKSTRTMRSRKLYQPLYLFLFNNLLLITKPSSGGDKFQVLDSCMRAMLRTEDLEDQGQLLANVFNLKLLENQEERPVSYMLKTISMSDKLRWMCALTPNRRTRFMSTSAHQPDSPQVQCIQSYSSQEPDELSIEMADVLNLLERTDDGWMMGERLHDGERGWFPSRIVEEIQSKEVRAQNLREAFRVQQAQEGGSGPQTGARVGLRAGRRTPRVSSLSSSWSDQMGDNSEVNQ, encoded by the exons ATGTCTGTGACTGCCCTGTTCCGGGGCAAGTGGGGGCAGAAGTCACAGGAAAACTCAGAGAAGCGCCCAGCAGCTGTGGTTCAACCCAGTCATGAGGAAGACGATGACGAGGATGACTCCAAAGTTGGTTTCAGCAGAGAGCCTATCCGCAGGAACTCCCGCTTTTACCGCTCAATGAGGAAAAAGAGGCTGGTCTCATCTGAGCAGTCTGAAA gtCCCACCAAGCCTGGTTTGGACCATAGTCCATCCAACAAAGCAGGAGTCTCCAACTCTAATACTCCTTTACCCAACAAATCACCTTTGTTGCCTGGGGCCAGACG CCCTCAGCTTTCACCACAGCTCCATCATTCCAGAACTGTGTTGCCAAGCAATGGTGAGGCCAGCAGCAGACATGCTCTGTACAACAGGGATGCTGTGGataagagaagaggaggagtgggaggagggagTGTGGACATATCCGCTGCCTCCAACAGCAAGCATAGAGATTCTACATCTGACATGATCTCTTACCGGACTCACGGCATTCACAGTGGAGACATTAAAAAGCTGTCtgagaaaacagctgcagcttgcACTGTACAGGAGGTCAGACGGATAGAAATGAGCTCACAACAGCCCAGTCCTGACGGAGCAGACCGGGATAACGCCAACCTCAG gTTGCTGAGCAATGGAGAAAGCTCCCAGACGATCGGCCACAGCCTCAACATCGTCAAAAACATTG CGTTCCTGTACCAGGAATATCGGGATACCTCAAAGCAGCAGGAGATCGAGCAACGGCGGCAGCGGGACAACCTTTCCCCTAGGGTTACTGCAGGGACCGTGGTGGCAGAGTCCGGTGTCGTGTCCCCCCCGGCATTACAGCTTCAGCTGAGGAACAGCGCTCGCTCGTTGACCTTGTGGCAGAACCTGGACCCCGTGCAGGCCAGCGGCCTGCTCAGCCAGTTACCGCAGAAGGAAATCATAATGCAAGAG GCCATGTTTGAGCTCGTTACCTCAGAAGCATCCTACTACAAGAGTCTGGAAATTCTGGAGACTCACTTCCTCCGTAACCCTGTTTTAATCAACACTCTCAGCCAATCTGACATGCACTTCCTGTTCTCCAACATCGAGGAGGTCATGAAGGCCAGTGAAAG GTTCCTGATGGATCTTGAGCACCGAATCGAGAAGTCTATTCTGATTTCGGATGTTTGTGACATTGTTTACCACCATGCGGTGAAGCACTTCAGTGTGTTCATCAAATACGTTATTAACCAGGTTTACCAGGAGAAGAACTACAGACGTATTTT AGAGGGAAACCAGGCATTTCGGGAGGCCATGGCTGGTCTGGAGAATCATCCTCGTGTCAGGGGCCTGTCCTTCACCTCGTTCCTCATCCTTCCTTTCCAGAGGATCACAAGGCTCAAGCTGCTGGTGCAA AACATCCTGAAAAAAGCTGAGGAAAACTCTGAGAGGGAAGCAAATGCTATAAAAGCACATCAGCAACTGGAGCAC ATTGTGAAAGAGTGTAACGAAGGGGTACGAAAAATGAGCCGCACTGAGGAGCTTATCAGCATCgagaaaacactggagtttAAATCCAAG TCTGTGCCCATCATTTCCCACTCGCGCTGGCTGCTAAAGAAGGGTGAAGTGCAGCTAATGGCTGGACCCAAGAGCACGAGGACCATGCGCAGCCGTAAACTCTACCAACCGCTCTACTTGTTCCTGTTCAACAACCTGCTGCTGATCACCAAACCCAGCTCAGG TGGGGACAAGTTCCAGGTTCTGGACTCATGCATGCGGGCCATGTTAAGGACCGAAGACCTTGAAGACCAGGGCCAGTTGCTGGCCAATGTCTTTAATCTCAAGCTCCTGGAGAACCAAGAGGAGCGTCCAGTCAGCTACATGCTCAAGACCATCAGCAT GAGTGACAAGCTTCGGTGGATGTGTGCTCTCACTCCTAACCGGCGCACACGCTTTATGTCTACTAGTGCCCACCAACCAG ACTCTCCACAGGTGCAGTGTATTCAGTCGTACTCATCCCAGGAGCCGGATGAACTCTCCATTGAGATGGCTGATGTTTTGAACCTCCTAGAGAGAACTGATGATG GCTGGATGATGGGTGAAAGGCTTCATGACGGTGAAAGGGGCTGGTTCCCTAGTCGTATAGTAGAGGAGATCCAGAGCAAGGAGGTCCGAGCTCAGAACCTGAGAGAGGCCTTCAGGGTCCAGCAAGCCCAGGAAGGGGGAAGCGGCCCGCAAACCGGAGCCAGGGTTGGTTTGAGGGCAGGGAGACGCACCCCAAGGGTCTCCAGCCTCTCCAGTTCTTGGAGCGATCAAATGGGGGACAACAGTGAAGTAAATCAGTGA